The nucleotide window GGTCTGCTGGTCAAGCCCGCGACCTCGGCCGCACAGGTGGTTCAGATTTTCGCCAGCCTGCGCGACGACCTTCTCAGGCAGGGGATCGGGGCGCTGCACTACAAGCCGGTGCCGCATATATTCCACGCACAACCCGCCGAGGCGGATATCTACGCGCTCTGCAACGCCGGCGCCCGGCAGGTCCGCACCGACCTGAGCGCGGCCATTCCCCTGCGCCGCAAGCTGTCATTCAGCAGCGGCCGCAAATACGGGGCCAAGAAGGCCGCCAAGGCGGGGCTGACAACCTCTGAGACCACCGATTTTGCCGCCTTCTGGGATATCCTGGGCGAGGTTCTTGATCAGCGCCACGACGCACGGCCAACCCATTCGCTGGACGAGATCACGCGCCTCAATGCCGCCTTTCCCAAGCGGATACGTCTATTTGCGGCCTTCGAGGACGCGCGCATGCTGGCCGGTGTCGTCCTCTTCGATTTCGGGCGCACCGTGCATTGCCAGTACATGGCCTCGTCCGGGGATGGGCGCGACCTCGGCGCGCTGGATCTGGTGGTGCAGACCCTTGTCAACGACACTTTCGCGGACCGCGACTGGTTCAGCTTCGGCATCTCGACCACGGCCGAAGGCCGCGAATTGAATGTCGGGCTGTCCCGCCAGAAGGAAATGTTCGGCGCGCGCAGCCTCGCTATTCCTCAATATCGGTGGGACCTCGGCTGAGGCGCGGGATCAGGCGTCAGGCCGCGGCCATGCGCTTCTTGCGCCGCCGGGTCTCGGACACGCCGCGCGAGATGGCCTGCAGCGGGTGACGGCCGAAATACGGTGCCAGGCCCGCCCAGCCTTTCTCGACAAAGGCGGCGCGCACCTCTCCATCGGCCACGCGGTCGGCCAGAAGTTTGGAAATTTCGTGATCGGGGCCAAGCCCGAAGGTCTTTGCGTCGGCCGCGCGTTGGCGATAGACGCAAGTGTTGCTTTCGATCTCGCGCAGGCGCTGCGTCCGGTAGCTTTCTGCGGTGAACCGCTGAGGTTTCGTGTTGGTCAGCCCCGATCCCGTCCGGTATGTCAGCAACGCCTCGTCGATAAAATGCGCCCGGCCTTCCAGAGCGGCCCGAAACCCGAGGATCAGGTCCTCGAAGGTATTGTCGAACATCATCGGCCCGTACTTGCGATACAGTGACCGATGCCAGGCGCAGGTTGCCCCAAGGTAGAGCGACAGGGATTTCGCGGCGGCCAACGGGTCGGTGGTCGAATAGAACGTCGCCTTGCGATACAGCGCCGGGGCAGGGGCCCCGTCCAGCGTGGTCACATCCGCGTGTGAGAACACCAATAGCGGGTCGTGCGCCGCGAATGCCTCGAGGATCCGCCGGTTGCGGTGCGGGTAATAGAGGTCGTCGCCGGCGGCGGCGATGATGATGTCCTCCCGGCACATCTCGAGGCATTTCCTGAGATGCTCGTTGACGCCCAGGTTGGTCTCGTTGCGGTTCAGAACGACCTCGTGCGGCCCGTCATACCTGTCGACCACCTCTTTCATGCGCAGGAACGTATCGTCGCGCGAGGCGTCGTCCGACAGAACGATCTGCATCGGCGCGCAGTCCTGCTGCAGCGCGGATTGCACCGTTTCGGCGACATGGTCCTGCTGTTGGTAGGTCAAGAGAAGGCATGTGGCCTTCGGCGGCGTTGGCATCGGTCGGCCCGGGCTCAAGTTGGGAAAGTCACCTCGAACCGCGTAGCAGATGACATCCCTCCCATCAACGCCCTGCGCCCCGGTTCGTGCAATTGCCGTCGCGCGACCCGGCGCACGGACCCGTCCGCCCGCCGCCGTGCCCGGCTCAGATCAGCGCGTCGATCATCGCGCGGGTCGAGGCAAGACACTCTGCCGGGGTCATGCGCGTGGGTTGCAGGTGCAGGTTCTGCCAGAACCCGTCGGTCAGCGTGTCGATCCACTGCGCCACCCGGTGCACCTCTTCCTCGGGCGCGTCGGTCATCAGCGCGGCGCAGGCTTCGCGTATCGCCGCCACGCGGTCACGGTCGAACTCGCGGCAAACTTCGGCATATTGCGGCACGAATGTCTGCTCTCCCCAGAATGCGAACCAGAGCGAGAGCGATTCCGCCGAGCACACATCTTCCGAGAAATCCGCCGTGATCAGCGCCATCAGGCGGTCCATGGGGTCTGGCCCCGCCTGTGACAGCGCGGCGCGCCACGTGTCGTCGTAGAACTCGTAATGCGCCCGCAGGGTCTCGACCAGCAGGCCGTTCTTGGACTTGAAGTAGAACACCGCGACCCCCTGCGACAGCCCGGCCTCCGCCGCGACAGTGGCCAGCGTCGTCCTGGCCAGCCCGTGCTCGATGATCGAGCGCCGCGTCGCCTCCAGCAATTGCCGCCGGCGCTTGTCCGCGTTCGCCTTGCGCTCCTTGCGTGGCTTTTCGGTGCTTTTCGTGGTTTCTTGCGTCAATCCCGTTCCTCCGCAGGGTGGTGCCGTTTTTTCCATACCGGCACGGCAATGTCATTCTAATTGTTTTTGTTTGAGCGCTCAAAAAAACTTTACGCCAAATCGGCCCTTCGCTATGACTGTTGCCAAGGCTCAGGAAAACGGCGCATGACCGGGAACACACGTGACGCGATCCTCGCCCGGGGCGGGCCAAGGCGGCCCGACCGCGCCCGCGCGACACCGCCCGGGGCGTTCTGACGACTTTGGAGAGCACGACATGACAACGCTTCCCCGCACCATGACCAACGGCACCTCGCCGGACCTTCTGAACGAATGGGACCGCAACCACCAGATTCACCCCTGGGCGGCCATGGATGCCTGGCAGGAGAGCGACTATCACCCGATCGAAAGCGCCGAGGGCATCTACCTGTGGGATGCCGACGGCAAGCGCTATATCGACGGACCGGGCGGCATGTGGTGCGTCAATATCGGCTACGGCCGCAAGGACATGGCGGCGGCCATCGCCGAACAGGTTATGCGGCTGCCCTATACCTCGCCCTGGACCACGACGACCGATCCCTCGACGATCCTCGCCAAGAAGATCGCCGATCTGGCGCCCGGTGACCTGAACAACGTGTTCTTCACCACCGGCGGCTCCACCGCCGTGGACACCGCCCTGCGCACGATGCATTTCATGAACAATGCCCTGGGCCGGCCCGACAAGAAGATCGTTATTGCCCGCGAAAAGGGCTATCACGGCTCGACCTACCTGGCCTCGACCGTGACCGGCAAGGAACGCGACAAGAGCCGTTTCGACGTCGAGAAACGCCTGGTCCGCTTTCTCCCCGACGTGAACCCCTACACCCGCCCCGACGGCATGAGCGTCGAGGACTGGTGCGCCGCCAAGGTCGCGGATCTGGAAGACATGATTGCCGAGCTCGGCGCCGACAGGATCGGTGCCTTCATCGCCGAGCCGATCCTGTGTTCCGGCGGTGTCATCATCCCGCCCGAGGGCTATCACAAGCGCACGCTCGAAATCTGCCGCAAGCACGACATCCTCTACATTTCCGACGAGGTCGTCACCGCCTTCGGCCGGCTGGGCCACTGGTTCGCGTCCGAGGACGTGTTCGGGATCGTGCCCGACATCATCACCTGCGCCAAGGGGCTGACATCGGGTTACCTGCCGCTCGGGGCCTGCATCATCTCGGACAGCGTGATGGAGCGGATGACCGGGCCGGACGAGAACGTGCTGTTTTCCAACGGTTACACCTATTCGGCGCATCCGGTCTGCTGTGTCGCGGCGCTGAAGAATATCGAGATCATGGAAGAAGAACGCATTCTGGACCACGCCCGCGCGATCACGCCGAAGTTCCAGGCCCGCCTGCGGGCGCTGGAGAGGTTTCCCATCGTCGGCGACCTGCGCGGCATGGGCCTTCTGGGCTGTATCGAGGGGCGGCCCGACACGCCTGGCACGTCGCTCGCGGCCGAGCGCAAGCTGGGCGCGCTGCTGGACGAGGCCTGCGAAAAGCGCGGCCTCCTGGTGAGACCCCTCATCAACATGGCGGTCTTCTCGCCGCCGCTGATCATCACCGAGGCGCAGGTGGACGAAATGTTCGACCTGCTCGAGGACGCTCTGGAAGACGTGACCGCGCAGATGGCCTCGGACTGACGCGCCGCCCGGTGCCTGGCACGCGTATTATTTGAGCGCTCAAATAAACGTTGTGTCAACCGGCTTTCCCCCGTAGCCTTTGCAGCCAGAGGCCTGCCGCATCCGTGCCGGACGGGCCGGTGCAATAGGAAACAGGGAGAAATGGATGATCACGTCACGATTGAAGATTGCCGCGCTCGCCGGAGCTGCCGCGCTGATGACATCGACGGCCATGGCGCAGGATCCCGAGTTGACGGTGTTCGACTGGGCCGGCTACGAGGACCCCGAATTCTACACCGCCTATACCGAGGCGCACGGCGCGCCGCCCACCTTCGCCTTCTTCGGCGACGAAGAAGAGGCGTTCCAGAAACTGCGCTCGGGCTTCAAGGCGGATGCCGCGCACCCCTGTTCGCAGTCGGTGCCGAAATGGATGGAGGCGGGCCTGCTGGAGCCGCTCGACACCTCGCGCATCGACCGCTGGGACGACCTCAACGAGGAATTCCGCGAGATCGAAGCCTACAAGAAGGACGGCGAATATTACTTCGTCCCGATGGACTGGGGCAACACGGCGCTGACCTACAACACCGACAAGCTGACGGAAGAGCAGGTAAGTTCTTTGCAGATCTTCGCCGACCCGTCGATGATGGGAAAGGTGTCGATAGGCGACAGCGTGGATGACGCCTATGCGCTCGGCTTTTTGGCCACGGGCGTGCAGGACTGGACCACCGCCACGGACGAGGATTTCCAGAAAGCCTCCGACTTCCTGCGCAAGGTGCATCAGAACGTGCTGTCCTACTGGGACAGTTCGTCGTCACTGGCGCAGCTGATGCAATCGGGCCAGGTCGAGCTGGCCTGGGCCTGGAACGAAACCTCGGCCACCATGAGCGGCGAGGGCCATCCAATCGCGATGAAACGCGACACCGAGGAAGGCGCGTCAAGCTGGGTCTGCGGCTACGTCAAGCTGAAGGATGGTGAAGGGTCCGACGACAAGTTCTACGATTTCATCAACGCATGGCTGGAGCCGAAGACGGCCGATTACATCGTCAACGCCTGGGGCTACGGCCACTCCAACGCTGCGCAGATGGCGGAAATGGACCAGGAGATGCTGAAATCAGTCGGGCTGGACAGCAACGAGTCGTTGCGTGAAAACACCCTTTGGCAGGCGCCTCCGGGATCGGAAATGCGCGAGAAGATGATCGCGGAATTCGAGAACATCAAGGCCGGGTTCTGACCCCGAGCCATATCCGAAACAAGACCGCCGCAGCCATCCGGGTGCGGCGGTTTTCGTTTCTTGGGGCAGGTGGTCCCGGTCAGCCGGGCTTCTGCGCCAGCAGGTGATGCGGGCAATGCTCGCCGGTTTCCAGGACCTTGATCATCGCGCCCCATGTCTCGATGGACGACGCGATCAGGTCCGCGCCATGCGCCTTTTCCCATTCGGGCCGCTTCGGGCCGGAAAAACCGGCCAGTTCCTCCCGCGCCAGCGAAAGATACCACCGATTGCGGTTGGTCAGCGCGATGTGCCGGAACCCCGCATCGGCCAGCGCCTTTTCGTATCGCGCCGGGGAGGCCATGGCGAAATCCAGATCCTCCATCGCGATATAGGCCGCCATCTCGGGCGAGGGGGCGTCGTCATGCGACATCAGCCAGTCGGAGGCGGCGAACCAGCCGCCGGGCTTGAGGATGCGAAAGACATCGGCGGCCAGCGCCTCCTTGTCCGGAATGTGAATGATCGAATCCTTGGAAAACACCACGTCGAACGTCGCGTCGTCAAAGGGCAGGGGGCCGGGGGCGACCAGCTCTATCGCGATCCGGTCGCTCAGCCCCGCGGCCTCGACCCGACGCCGCGCCGCCGCGCAGACGGGTGCTTCGACGTCGATGCCGGTGACATGCGCCGCGCCATGATCACGCACCAGCGAGATGGCGATAGCGCCGGAGCCGCTGCCGATATCCAACATCCGGGCGCCCGCGACCGGCGCGTGCTCGACCACGCGCGCCACTTCCTCCGGCCCTCCGGAGGACAGATATCCCTCGCCCCACAGCGCCTCGAGCAAGGCGATGTGGCGGTCATCGTAGTTCAGGTCGCTCATGTCCGGGCCTCGTGTTGCCGCAGGGTGGTCTGATAGGCGTCGATGAAGCGCGCGAGATAGCCCTCCATCGGCACCAGCGGGCCGGGCACGTAGTGCCGCGATGCCACGCCGCGCGCGTTGTCCTCGACGATGCGCTTGTCAGCCTTCGTGGTCACATCCCACAGCCATGTCAGGCGACCCAGGTCATAGTCGCGGCCCGCCCGCGCGTCGGCATGGACCATCCAGATGATCTCCTGCGCGCAGGTGTCCGTGTCGATGGGCAGAAACCGATACAGCACCGCGTGATCGCAATAGAGCAGCATCGGGTTGAGAAACCCCACATACACATCCGACGCGCCGCCGTCATGGCCGCCGATCTGCCCCAGCAAGGGCGCCAGCGGCGTGCCGTCCTCGCTTCCGGTCAGGAACCCGTCGTAAAGGGCATAGCGGTTATAGGCATAATCCGCCCCGGGCGCAGGCGCGTGCTTTCCGACCCGATCGATGAAATCGGTGGGAACGTTGCAGGCGGCCGATCGGGCCGCCATCGCCTCGTTTAACGGTGTGACGCGCTCGTCCGACATGTGGGTGGCATGGCTGCGCGAGAATTCCGGATGCGCCGGAGTGCAATGGTAACACTCGTTGTAATTCTCCAGCAGCAGCTTCCAGTTGGCGGCAACCGGATAGATCTCGCGGTGTGCGACCTTGGTGTTTGCCAGGTCGAATGGTGCCAGGCAGGGCGTCAGGTGCGTTCGCATCGGTGCGAAATCCGGCGGATCGTCGGCCAGCGAGACATAGATCAGCCCTTCCATGATCTCGACCGCAACAGGAAATAGCCCCAGCGCGCTCTTGTCGTGATGCTCTTCCAGCATCCGCGCGCTGAACAGGCTGCCATCCAGGTTGAACACCCACGCGTGATAGGGGCAGGTCAGACGCCGCACGTTCCCCCGTGCCTCGATGCACAGGCGAGAGCCCCGGTGCCTGCAGACATTGGCAAAGGCACGCACGTCGCCATCGTTGTCGCGGCAGACGATCACGCTGTCCTTGAGGATATCGAACACGAGGTAGTCGCCGCAGTCCGGTATCTCCGACACGTGTCCGGCCAGCATCCACTCGCGCCCAAAGACCGCGCGGCGGTCCGCCTCGAACACCGCAGGCGAGGTATAGAACGCCTGCGCCATCGCGTGGCCGTCCTGCTGGGCGTCGATCAGGTCGGTGACATGCATCGGATCAATCCCCGAATACGACGATCGATTCCGCCCCCCAGCCAACCGTGACCGGGCTGCCGGGCGGAACTACCGACCGGCCCGCCGTGTTGCGCATCGAGATGCTCAGCGGCGCGTCCCGGCCGGGCAGGCGCACCTTGTAATAGGTCATGTCGCCGTAATACTCGGTATCGACCACCTCGCCCTCGACCTTGTTTTGCGACCAGTCGTTCTGGTCGAAGAGCACCGTCAGCATCTCGGGCCGCACGCCGACGGTGCCGATGCTGTCGGGGGTAATGTCGTCGCCCAGACCGTCGCGCGGCAGCTCGACCTTGCCAAGGGCGTCGATATCCAGCGTCAGGTGCGTGCCGGTCTGATCAGTCACCTTGGCCGACAGGAAATTCATCACCCCGATAAAGGACGCCACCCGCTTGTTGACCGGGCGCCGGTACAGGCCCTCGGGCGTGTCCAGCTGCTCGATCTGCCCCTCAAACATCACCGCGATCCGGTCGGACATGATCAGCGCTTCCTCCTGGTCGTGGGTGACCAGGATGAAGGTGATCCCGATAGAGCGTTGCAGGCTGCGCAGCTCCACCTGCATCTGGTCGCGCAGCTTCTTGTCCAGCGCCGACAGCGGCTCGTCCAGCAGGATCACCTTGGGTTTCATCACCAGCGCGCGCGCCAGCGCCACGCGTTGACGCTGACCACCCGAAAGCTCGTGCGCCTTGCGCTTGCCATAGCCTTCCATGTCCACCAGCGACAGAACCTCGGCCACCTCGCGGGCGATGTCTTTTTTCGGCATCTTCCGCGTCTTCAGGCCATAGCCCACGTTTTCCTCCACGTTCAGGTGGGGGAAGATCGCGTAGCTCTGAAACACCATGTTGGTGGGCCGGTCGTTGGCCGGAATGCCCTCCATGTTCTTGCCGTCGATGGCGATGGTGCCGGTGGTCGTGGGCTCGAACCCCGCGATGGTGCGCAACAGGGTCGTCTTGCCGCAGCCCGACGGGCCCAGCAGCGAAAAGAACTCGCCCTCGCGGATATCGGCGGTGATGCCGTGCAGCGCCGTGAAACTGCCGAATTTCTTGACCACGTCGCGAATCTCGATCATCGGCGTCTTATCGTCTTGCATGTCACTCGTTCCGCTCATGGTTCAAACCCCCGCCAGCGTGGTGTCCACACCCTGCCGGCTGGCACTGCGCCGGCGCAGCGCTTCGGCGGCGATCAGCAGCAGGACCGAAACGGCCAGCAGGATCGTGCCCAGCGCCATGACCGACGGCAGCTTGGCCGGAAAGCGCAGCTGGCTCCAGATATAGACCGGCAGGGTCACGTCGGTTCCGGTCAGGAAGAAGGCGATGATGAACTCGTCGAGGCTGATGGTGAAGGTGATCAGCAGGCTGGATATCACGCCCGGCAGCACCAAGGGCAGCGTCACGCGCCGGAACGTGCCCCAGCGCGACTCGCCCAGATCGAACGAGGCTTCCTCCAACTCGCGGTCCAGCCCGCGGA belongs to Roseovarius sp. THAF27 and includes:
- a CDS encoding GNAT family N-acetyltransferase, with protein sequence MSDDIEIRRYTPDLSVAWNDFVAAATNGTFLHDRRFMDYHSDRFDDHSLIFESDGKIIACLPANRVDDTLQSHGGLTFGGLLVKPATSAAQVVQIFASLRDDLLRQGIGALHYKPVPHIFHAQPAEADIYALCNAGARQVRTDLSAAIPLRRKLSFSSGRKYGAKKAAKAGLTTSETTDFAAFWDILGEVLDQRHDARPTHSLDEITRLNAAFPKRIRLFAAFEDARMLAGVVLFDFGRTVHCQYMASSGDGRDLGALDLVVQTLVNDTFADRDWFSFGISTTAEGRELNVGLSRQKEMFGARSLAIPQYRWDLG
- a CDS encoding glycosyltransferase, whose translation is MTYQQQDHVAETVQSALQQDCAPMQIVLSDDASRDDTFLRMKEVVDRYDGPHEVVLNRNETNLGVNEHLRKCLEMCREDIIIAAAGDDLYYPHRNRRILEAFAAHDPLLVFSHADVTTLDGAPAPALYRKATFYSTTDPLAAAKSLSLYLGATCAWHRSLYRKYGPMMFDNTFEDLILGFRAALEGRAHFIDEALLTYRTGSGLTNTKPQRFTAESYRTQRLREIESNTCVYRQRAADAKTFGLGPDHEISKLLADRVADGEVRAAFVEKGWAGLAPYFGRHPLQAISRGVSETRRRKKRMAAA
- a CDS encoding aminotransferase, yielding MTTLPRTMTNGTSPDLLNEWDRNHQIHPWAAMDAWQESDYHPIESAEGIYLWDADGKRYIDGPGGMWCVNIGYGRKDMAAAIAEQVMRLPYTSPWTTTTDPSTILAKKIADLAPGDLNNVFFTTGGSTAVDTALRTMHFMNNALGRPDKKIVIAREKGYHGSTYLASTVTGKERDKSRFDVEKRLVRFLPDVNPYTRPDGMSVEDWCAAKVADLEDMIAELGADRIGAFIAEPILCSGGVIIPPEGYHKRTLEICRKHDILYISDEVVTAFGRLGHWFASEDVFGIVPDIITCAKGLTSGYLPLGACIISDSVMERMTGPDENVLFSNGYTYSAHPVCCVAALKNIEIMEEERILDHARAITPKFQARLRALERFPIVGDLRGMGLLGCIEGRPDTPGTSLAAERKLGALLDEACEKRGLLVRPLINMAVFSPPLIITEAQVDEMFDLLEDALEDVTAQMASD
- a CDS encoding SRPBCC family protein, with product MHVTDLIDAQQDGHAMAQAFYTSPAVFEADRRAVFGREWMLAGHVSEIPDCGDYLVFDILKDSVIVCRDNDGDVRAFANVCRHRGSRLCIEARGNVRRLTCPYHAWVFNLDGSLFSARMLEEHHDKSALGLFPVAVEIMEGLIYVSLADDPPDFAPMRTHLTPCLAPFDLANTKVAHREIYPVAANWKLLLENYNECYHCTPAHPEFSRSHATHMSDERVTPLNEAMAARSAACNVPTDFIDRVGKHAPAPGADYAYNRYALYDGFLTGSEDGTPLAPLLGQIGGHDGGASDVYVGFLNPMLLYCDHAVLYRFLPIDTDTCAQEIIWMVHADARAGRDYDLGRLTWLWDVTTKADKRIVEDNARGVASRHYVPGPLVPMEGYLARFIDAYQTTLRQHEART
- a CDS encoding extracellular solute-binding protein; its protein translation is MTSTAMAQDPELTVFDWAGYEDPEFYTAYTEAHGAPPTFAFFGDEEEAFQKLRSGFKADAAHPCSQSVPKWMEAGLLEPLDTSRIDRWDDLNEEFREIEAYKKDGEYYFVPMDWGNTALTYNTDKLTEEQVSSLQIFADPSMMGKVSIGDSVDDAYALGFLATGVQDWTTATDEDFQKASDFLRKVHQNVLSYWDSSSSLAQLMQSGQVELAWAWNETSATMSGEGHPIAMKRDTEEGASSWVCGYVKLKDGEGSDDKFYDFINAWLEPKTADYIVNAWGYGHSNAAQMAEMDQEMLKSVGLDSNESLRENTLWQAPPGSEMREKMIAEFENIKAGF
- a CDS encoding methyltransferase domain-containing protein, with translation MSDLNYDDRHIALLEALWGEGYLSSGGPEEVARVVEHAPVAGARMLDIGSGSGAIAISLVRDHGAAHVTGIDVEAPVCAAARRRVEAAGLSDRIAIELVAPGPLPFDDATFDVVFSKDSIIHIPDKEALAADVFRILKPGGWFAASDWLMSHDDAPSPEMAAYIAMEDLDFAMASPARYEKALADAGFRHIALTNRNRWYLSLAREELAGFSGPKRPEWEKAHGADLIASSIETWGAMIKVLETGEHCPHHLLAQKPG
- a CDS encoding TetR family transcriptional regulator C-terminal domain-containing protein yields the protein MTQETTKSTEKPRKERKANADKRRRQLLEATRRSIIEHGLARTTLATVAAEAGLSQGVAVFYFKSKNGLLVETLRAHYEFYDDTWRAALSQAGPDPMDRLMALITADFSEDVCSAESLSLWFAFWGEQTFVPQYAEVCREFDRDRVAAIREACAALMTDAPEEEVHRVAQWIDTLTDGFWQNLHLQPTRMTPAECLASTRAMIDALI
- a CDS encoding ABC transporter ATP-binding protein — its product is MQDDKTPMIEIRDVVKKFGSFTALHGITADIREGEFFSLLGPSGCGKTTLLRTIAGFEPTTTGTIAIDGKNMEGIPANDRPTNMVFQSYAIFPHLNVEENVGYGLKTRKMPKKDIAREVAEVLSLVDMEGYGKRKAHELSGGQRQRVALARALVMKPKVILLDEPLSALDKKLRDQMQVELRSLQRSIGITFILVTHDQEEALIMSDRIAVMFEGQIEQLDTPEGLYRRPVNKRVASFIGVMNFLSAKVTDQTGTHLTLDIDALGKVELPRDGLGDDITPDSIGTVGVRPEMLTVLFDQNDWSQNKVEGEVVDTEYYGDMTYYKVRLPGRDAPLSISMRNTAGRSVVPPGSPVTVGWGAESIVVFGD